The Gloeocapsa sp. DLM2.Bin57 genome includes a region encoding these proteins:
- a CDS encoding DUF3318 domain-containing protein, which translates to MNLDQEINRLLDIMPASGRMFGKIINKPQQTQVIVAPTPKPWSQATRPLYINFDLWRQLSRGERDLLLLTTISNVLGVQWLKPNIYQGIALAGLTGVVVQATQKDALGIIVAGSLTAIAINQIWRNNRSLQKYLEADEKAIKIAARRGYTEVEAAKYLLSALESLPQLENRQGLDFIELLRCQNLRVLGNISPVGIPENVRKQ; encoded by the coding sequence GTGAATCTAGATCAAGAAATTAACAGGTTATTAGATATAATGCCAGCATCAGGGCGAATGTTTGGCAAGATTATCAATAAACCCCAACAAACCCAAGTAATTGTAGCCCCTACTCCTAAACCCTGGAGTCAAGCTACTCGCCCACTCTATATCAATTTTGACCTCTGGCGTCAACTATCTCGGGGAGAAAGAGATTTACTGCTCTTAACCACCATTAGCAACGTTTTAGGGGTACAATGGCTTAAACCCAATATCTATCAAGGTATAGCCCTAGCAGGATTAACAGGGGTAGTAGTACAAGCAACCCAGAAAGACGCATTAGGTATAATCGTAGCAGGAAGTTTAACAGCGATCGCCATAAACCAGATTTGGCGCAATAATCGTAGTTTACAAAAATATCTAGAAGCGGACGAAAAAGCGATTAAAATCGCCGCTAGAAGGGGATATACCGAAGTAGAAGCAGCTAAATATCTCTTATCAGCATTAGAAAGTTTACCCCAACTAGAAAACCGGCAAGGTTTAGATTTTATCGAGTTATTACGCTGTCAAAATCTACGGGTACTTGGTAATATATCTCCAGTTGGTATCCCGGAAAACGTGAGAAAACAATGA